A part of Paenibacillus sp. sptzw28 genomic DNA contains:
- a CDS encoding holin family protein, whose product MIKETGSTILTAAVGASGRETAIGSIAASAGLFITDWLGGWDKALQVLLVLMLFDYITGVLGAIKNKKVNSDIMFWGGIRKVTVLFVVGLASLLDEWVQPGAPVFRTAAIYFYGGREGLSVVENLGVIGVPLPGRMREWLEQLSEKGGAGPQKGDDGR is encoded by the coding sequence ATGATCAAAGAAACAGGATCGACGATTCTTACAGCAGCAGTAGGTGCAAGTGGAAGGGAGACGGCGATCGGCTCGATCGCTGCATCGGCCGGGCTTTTCATTACTGACTGGCTTGGAGGTTGGGACAAGGCGCTGCAGGTTTTACTCGTTCTAATGTTATTTGATTATATCACCGGCGTACTAGGAGCAATCAAAAACAAAAAAGTGAATAGCGATATCATGTTCTGGGGCGGGATCCGCAAGGTCACCGTCCTTTTTGTTGTCGGCCTCGCGTCCCTGCTTGATGAATGGGTGCAGCCGGGGGCTCCGGTTTTCAGGACCGCTGCGATCTATTTCTATGGTGGCCGGGAAGGTTTGAGCGTGGTTGAGAACCTGGGCGTGATCGGCGTACCTCTTCCAGGTCGCATGCGGGAATGGCTGGAGCAATTGAGCGAGAAGGGTGGCGCCGGTCCTCAGAAAGGCGATGACGGGCGATGA
- a CDS encoding DUF3467 domain-containing protein has translation MSESNQKFRTYSNELGITVSLYDFIFEIKENNPNGEKITHGTITVSPQHAKSFLQVLAENIAKYEEMFGSIKIPDYREIEELQRKGLLQEKGE, from the coding sequence ATGTCGGAATCAAATCAAAAATTTAGGACTTACTCAAATGAATTGGGCATTACAGTGTCGCTGTATGATTTTATTTTTGAAATTAAAGAAAACAATCCGAACGGGGAAAAGATAACCCATGGTACAATTACTGTAAGTCCGCAGCATGCTAAGTCTTTTCTGCAAGTTTTAGCCGAAAATATTGCGAAGTATGAAGAAATGTTCGGATCGATTAAAATTCCCGATTACCGTGAAATCGAGGAATTGCAAAGGAAGGGCTTATTACAGGAGAAAGGTGAATGA
- a CDS encoding helix-turn-helix transcriptional regulator, giving the protein MLIMKLEKIMSEKRINTRQLSEMTGIRWNTVDDMAKNKARHWSPENLDKIMQALGVETIGELIEYIKEQEG; this is encoded by the coding sequence ATGCTCATAATGAAATTAGAGAAGATCATGTCAGAAAAACGAATCAATACGCGGCAGCTCAGTGAGATGACCGGGATCCGCTGGAATACGGTCGACGATATGGCAAAGAACAAAGCGAGGCATTGGTCGCCTGAAAACCTGGATAAGATCATGCAGGCGCTTGGGGTTGAAACTATCGGGGAGTTGATTGAATACATAAAAGAGCAGGAGGGATGA
- a CDS encoding S8 family peptidase, translated as MDKIRLIQPQRIALAASSVSAEIPEGIDFIQAPQLWAQGHTGKGVVIAVIDTGADATHPDLTNVVIGGRNFTTESTPEDISDKHGHGTHVTGTIAAQQNGVGVVGAAPSARVLALKVLDRNGQGSVMSLIDALDYARNWTGPAGEKVRIINMSLGGPTDYPGLHKAIIDCDNAGIIINCAAGNDGDGSASTDELSYPGAYNEVVSVGAADTWGHVAPFSSSNDQVDLVAPGVAVKSTIPGGGYALYSGTSMATPHVSAAAALIINQWEHDYGRKITEPELYAQLIKRTITYDYDRRLQGAGVLRLTVGYSPPPEWEAITIAQAVDILTAAGVIETPSFWLNLLAKFKANPEQYKDFRYVELLIRKAAAKIN; from the coding sequence ATGGATAAAATACGTTTGATTCAACCGCAGCGCATAGCGCTCGCGGCTTCTTCTGTTTCGGCGGAGATCCCCGAGGGCATCGACTTCATTCAGGCGCCTCAGTTATGGGCGCAGGGGCACACCGGGAAGGGCGTTGTTATTGCCGTTATCGATACCGGCGCAGATGCGACTCATCCCGATCTGACCAACGTCGTAATCGGTGGGCGTAACTTTACCACGGAGAGCACGCCGGAGGATATCAGCGACAAGCACGGCCACGGTACGCACGTAACCGGGACGATTGCCGCACAGCAAAACGGCGTTGGCGTCGTGGGCGCTGCACCGTCTGCTCGAGTCCTGGCGCTTAAGGTGCTGGACCGGAACGGTCAGGGCTCCGTTATGAGTCTGATTGACGCCTTGGATTATGCAAGGAACTGGACCGGTCCAGCAGGCGAGAAGGTGCGAATCATTAACATGTCTCTCGGTGGTCCGACTGACTACCCCGGTTTGCACAAAGCTATTATCGACTGTGACAATGCCGGCATCATCATAAATTGCGCGGCAGGCAATGATGGGGATGGCTCAGCTTCAACAGATGAGCTCTCTTATCCTGGAGCATACAATGAGGTCGTGTCTGTCGGAGCCGCAGACACTTGGGGACATGTCGCGCCGTTCTCAAGCAGCAATGATCAAGTTGACCTTGTCGCGCCAGGCGTAGCGGTGAAAAGCACGATACCGGGCGGCGGCTATGCGCTTTATTCCGGCACGTCTATGGCCACACCACACGTTTCCGCTGCGGCTGCTTTAATCATTAACCAGTGGGAGCATGACTACGGACGCAAGATCACGGAGCCGGAGCTGTACGCTCAGCTCATTAAGCGGACCATTACTTATGATTATGACCGCAGGCTGCAGGGTGCGGGTGTACTCCGTTTAACAGTTGGGTACTCACCGCCGCCAGAGTGGGAGGCGATCACCATCGCGCAAGCCGTTGACATCCTAACCGCTGCAGGTGTGATTGAGACGCCGTCTTTTTGGCTTAACCTGCTAGCTAAATTTAAAGCAAATCCGGAGCAGTATAAAGATTTTCGTTATGTCGAGCTGCTTATCCGTAAGGCTGCAGCCAAAATAAACTAG
- a CDS encoding glycoside hydrolase family 73 protein: MNRIQFIAALAPDAIQAWREGSPLFPSVRLAQNILETGAEIHPWFNLGGIKAGSGTPNPWWDGRTIAKPTWEEYNGRRVETVAYFRVYSSVYNFYKDQDRLLSTNRYHRVRLSKTPEEQAAMLQACGYATDSAYPGKLVSLIRSNDLVQYDREDEDKLEMTKYQRDTLVATLQKLLERKVINDPAWIEKAKSGTLSLSELTWLNTILVANK; encoded by the coding sequence ATGAACCGCATACAGTTTATTGCGGCGTTGGCTCCGGATGCGATCCAGGCGTGGAGAGAGGGAAGCCCTCTCTTCCCGTCCGTTCGCCTCGCGCAAAACATCCTGGAGACAGGCGCCGAGATTCATCCTTGGTTTAACCTGGGCGGCATCAAAGCCGGCAGCGGTACGCCTAATCCCTGGTGGGACGGTCGGACGATCGCTAAACCGACATGGGAGGAATATAACGGCCGCCGGGTTGAGACAGTCGCCTATTTCCGCGTATATTCAAGCGTGTACAATTTCTATAAGGACCAGGACCGTTTGCTTAGTACAAACCGTTACCACCGCGTAAGGTTGTCCAAGACGCCGGAAGAGCAAGCGGCCATGCTGCAGGCGTGCGGCTATGCTACAGATTCCGCATATCCCGGCAAACTGGTATCACTGATTCGATCTAACGATCTGGTGCAATACGATAGGGAGGATGAGGACAAATTGGAGATGACGAAATATCAACGCGATACGCTTGTGGCGACGCTGCAAAAGCTGCTGGAGCGGAAAGTCATCAATGACCCGGCTTGGATCGAGAAGGCGAAGAGCGGCACGTTGTCGCTGTCTGAGCTGACTTGGCTTAATACGATTCTGGTTGCGAATAAATAG
- a CDS encoding DUF2283 domain-containing protein — translation MKKVKVNYDVVSDVLYLSFGDPRPSFTEDYADGVYVRYDMDTDELSGITIIDFSKRTEQLRHLSLPGNITFDDMNGLLH, via the coding sequence ATGAAGAAGGTTAAAGTGAATTATGATGTCGTTAGTGATGTGCTTTACCTGTCTTTTGGAGATCCTCGACCATCTTTTACAGAAGATTATGCGGATGGAGTCTATGTCAGATATGATATGGATACCGATGAACTTAGTGGTATTACAATTATTGATTTTTCGAAAAGAACCGAGCAACTTAGACATCTAAGTTTACCCGGAAATATTACGTTTGATGATATGAATGGGCTGTTGCATTGA
- a CDS encoding DUF6711 family protein produces MAIIKVGSTDLPSPSEMSFGIQDIKKAERNARGNLISELITTKRKLELSWSFLTAAQLQTILTAVAPNAFSVTYTDPITNASRTGTFYAGDRNVGVIDFMNGVPRYKDCRFSLVEV; encoded by the coding sequence ATGGCGATCATCAAAGTCGGTAGTACGGATCTTCCGAGCCCTTCTGAGATGAGCTTCGGGATCCAAGACATAAAGAAGGCGGAGCGAAATGCCCGGGGCAATCTCATATCCGAATTGATCACTACGAAGAGAAAACTTGAATTGTCCTGGTCATTTCTCACGGCAGCACAGTTGCAAACCATTCTAACTGCTGTGGCGCCGAACGCCTTTTCCGTCACCTATACCGATCCGATAACCAACGCCAGCCGGACAGGTACGTTCTATGCGGGGGACCGTAACGTTGGCGTGATCGATTTTATGAATGGTGTTCCACGATATAAGGACTGCCGGTTTTCGCTCGTGGAGGTATAA
- a CDS encoding YfbU family protein, with the protein MDLSKKERLMLYNQYEILERLNPQDAETYRTFRTILSNGYEAHYGDLVESFYAEMSKEASDLVVDVLDMYSCLHNSYAALEDKSGIEEWQIDFPGFDGNNEISELGYTRFFLHDLDRFSELQRDGHAQYNSHSRMKTKYRAMLEVWRAKEERYNLSKADIIEIINTR; encoded by the coding sequence GTGGACCTGTCTAAAAAGGAAAGATTGATGTTGTATAATCAGTACGAGATTCTTGAGCGTTTGAATCCTCAGGATGCTGAAACTTATAGGACGTTTCGAACTATACTAAGTAATGGATACGAGGCCCATTACGGAGATTTGGTTGAGTCGTTCTATGCCGAAATGAGTAAGGAGGCATCAGATCTAGTTGTTGACGTCTTGGATATGTACAGCTGTCTACATAATTCTTATGCTGCCTTAGAAGATAAATCAGGTATAGAGGAGTGGCAGATCGACTTCCCTGGATTTGATGGTAATAATGAGATAAGTGAACTGGGGTACACGAGATTTTTCCTTCATGATTTGGATAGATTCTCTGAACTTCAAAGAGACGGCCATGCTCAATACAACAGCCATAGCCGGATGAAAACTAAATATCGCGCAATGCTCGAAGTGTGGAGAGCGAAAGAAGAGCGATATAATCTATCCAAAGCTGACATCATCGAAATCATTAATACCAGATAA